One Brassica napus cultivar Da-Ae chromosome C2, Da-Ae, whole genome shotgun sequence DNA window includes the following coding sequences:
- the LOC106375154 gene encoding U4/U6 small nuclear ribonucleoprotein Prp31 homolog — protein MAELEDSFLAEIDELSDYEEAGLEENAGNYEVAMDMSDFETLKSDDDLDTVSKLQKTQRYADIIHKVEDALSKDSYLTMSEDDPLYKLIVDCNQLSVDIENEIVTVHGFIRFKYRLRFPELESLVHHAIEYASVVKQIGDEKDLTLVPLKGLSASTIISFLLTASTTKGKPLPDNVLQKTLEACDRATELDSALKKILGFVETKMGCIAPNLSAIVGSSVAAKLMATAGGLSGLAKMPSCNVQVLGQKRKNLSTATSQSRVGYLEQTEIFQSTPPGLRKQAIKLLAGKSTLAARVDACRGDPLGTNGKALREEIQNKIDKLQE, from the coding sequence ATGGCAGAACTTGAAGATTCTTTCCTCGCAGAGATTGACGAGTTATCCGACTATGAAGAAGCAGGACTCGAAGAGAACGCTGGAAACTATGAAGTCGCCATGGACATGTCAGACTTTGAAACCCTAAAGTCTGACGATGATCTCGACACCGTTTCTAAGCTACAGAAAACTCAGAGATACGCTGACATAATCCACAAAGTGGAAGACGCTCTCAGCAAGGATTCATATCTAACTATGTCAGAAGACGATCCTCTATACAAACTAATCGTGGACTGCAACCAGCTCTCAGTCGATATAGAGAACGAGATAGTCACCGTCCACGGCTTTATCCGTTTCAAGTACAGACTTAGGTTTCCAGAGCTCGAGTCGCTTGTGCATCACGCAATCGAGTACGCTAGCGTCGTGAAACAGATAGGGGACGAGAAGGATCTAACCCTAGTTCCTCTCAAAGGTCTCTCAGCGAGTACCATCATCTCTTTTTTACTCACTGCTTCGACCACAAAGGGGAAGCCTCTCCCAGATAATGTCCTGCAAAAGACTCTTGAGGCGTGTGATCGAGCTACTGAGCTTGATTCCGCGCTGAAGAAGATTCTTGGATTCGTTGAAACCAAGATGGGATGCATCGCACCGAATCTCTCAGCCATTGTGGGGAGTTCTGTTGCGGCTAAGCTCATGGCGACTGCTGGAGGTTTATCTGGGCTCGCTAAGATGCCTTCTTGTAACGTTCAAGTTCTAGGTCAGAAGAGGAAGAATCTCTCTACTGCGACTTCGCAGTCCCGTGTGGGTTATCTGGAGCAGACTGAGATCTTCCAAAGCACTCCTCCTGGACTTAGGAAGCAAGCTATCAAACTCTTGGCCGGAAAGTCTACTTTAGCAGCAAGAGTCGATGCTTGTAGAGGAGACCCGTTGGGGACAAATGGTAAAGCTCTGAGGGAAGAGATTCAAAACAAGATTGACAAGCTGCAAGAGTAA